The following proteins are co-located in the Apium graveolens cultivar Ventura chromosome 5, ASM990537v1, whole genome shotgun sequence genome:
- the LOC141660726 gene encoding uncharacterized protein LOC141660726 produces the protein MDGENQNNNENQGNNDEGGNVFDQLAETLAVLVNQQPKPNIVSQFKRLNPPTFDGATDPAIVEMWIQEMEKAFGLLGSNEEQKVTLAVYQLQGSAYDWWLMEKRKNETTNLEENHEPYTWAKFKKALEDKYFPRTVRLQKERDFIRLQQGGRTVIEYEAEFAKLAKYASTLVADESSRARRLEEGLRSDIRNSVASFELQTYEAVLNKALVIERGLAESEKASDSWNKRRFTQTSGQSFQGGPLKKPHVYDNIGGQGDRETCTRCGKNHPDKVCRWNTGACFHCGEVGHKISNCPHNPPPPPRKEADNKMGKGRVFQLTGNDNYRN, from the coding sequence ATGGATGGAGAAAATCAGAACAACAATGAAAATCAGGGCAATAATGATGAAGGAGGAAACGTCTTTGACCAGCTGGCTGAAACTCTAGCTGTACTTGTGAATCAGCAACCGAAGCCCAACATCGTCTCTCAATTCAAGCGTTTGAACCCGCCAACTTTTGATGGAGCTACAGACCCGGCTATCGTTGAGATGTGGATCcaagagatggaaaaagctttcGGACTTCTGGGGAGCAATGAGGAACAGAAGGTGACCTTAGCTGTGTACCAATTGCAAGGAAGCGCTTACGACTGGTGGCTTATGGAAAAGAGGAAGAATGAGACGACAAATCTTGAAGAAAATCATGAACCGTACACTTGGGCAAAGTTCAAGAAGGCTTTAGAGGACAAGTACTTTCCGAGAACAGTTCGTCTGCAGAAAGAGAGGGACTTCATTCGACTTCAACAAGGTGGAAGAACCGTCATTGAATACGAAGCAGAATTTGCAAAGCTTGCGAAGTACGCGTCGACCCTAGTAGCAGATGAGAGCAGTCGAGCACGAAGATTAGAGGAGGGACTTCGAAGTGACATCAGGAATTCAGTGGCGTCGTTTGAACTTCAGACGTACGAGGCTGTCCTCAACAAGGCGTTAGTGATCGAAAGGGGCTTGGCAGAATCTGAAAAGGCGTCTGACAGTTGGAATAAGAGGCGGTTCACTCAAACTAGTGGGCAATCTTTTCAAGGGGGACCACTCAAGAAGCCACACGTGTACGATAACATCGGGGGTCAAGGTGATCGAGAGACGTGTACCAGGTGCGGCAAGAATCATCCGGACAAAGTCTGTCGTTGGAATACAGGTGCTTGTTTTCATTGCGGAGAAGTAGGACATAAGATTTCGAATTGTCCGCACAATCCGCCACCGCCACCAAGGAAGGAAGCAGATAACAAGATGGGCAAAGGACGTGTGTTTCAGCTGACAGGAAATGACAACTATCGCAATTAA